One part of the Arachidicoccus terrestris genome encodes these proteins:
- a CDS encoding HEPN domain-containing protein encodes MTAKDELLERLKYIDKASYLPELIDNSIQDTEHNKIANLLRKGLSIVAFNILEDFIRNRTYEALDELCNTSIPFTNLPDTLQDSSITKALSSLQFQQKILKKEGEDYKSIIQTETLKIASTLSHPFQISKYSFVNANSNISAEEIKDLLKAFGVSGGWSTLQKIGNSIGAGIPNLNSAFSLASERRHSSAHSASFGYNLNWLQNLKYEIIGISSSIDIVLNAKCRQAKKFPYKKMDTLNFEKEINIRFLQKESTQYLCKTNLTKKTFKTWTSLEKALQFYTKNYRLKNKLFLMILDENKRIIDWK; translated from the coding sequence ATGACTGCAAAAGATGAATTGTTGGAAAGATTGAAGTATATCGACAAAGCATCCTACCTTCCAGAACTAATTGATAATTCAATCCAAGACACTGAACACAATAAAATTGCGAACCTTCTAAGGAAAGGACTAAGCATCGTAGCATTTAATATTTTAGAAGATTTTATCAGAAATCGAACATATGAAGCACTTGATGAACTCTGTAATACGAGTATCCCATTTACCAATTTACCCGACACTCTTCAAGATTCGTCGATAACTAAAGCGTTGTCATCCCTTCAGTTTCAGCAAAAGATCTTAAAAAAAGAAGGTGAAGATTATAAATCAATCATACAAACCGAAACTCTTAAAATTGCATCGACATTAAGCCACCCATTTCAAATTTCAAAATACTCTTTTGTGAATGCCAATTCAAATATTTCAGCTGAAGAAATAAAGGATCTATTAAAAGCATTTGGTGTGTCTGGAGGATGGTCAACACTGCAAAAAATTGGCAACAGTATAGGTGCAGGCATTCCAAATCTAAACTCTGCTTTTTCACTTGCAAGTGAAAGAAGGCATAGCTCTGCACATTCTGCTTCCTTCGGATACAATCTAAATTGGTTGCAAAATTTAAAATACGAGATTATTGGAATTTCATCATCCATAGACATCGTATTAAATGCAAAGTGTCGCCAAGCAAAGAAATTCCCATACAAAAAAATGGACACCTTAAATTTTGAAAAAGAAATCAATATAAGGTTTCTTCAAAAAGAAAGTACACAATATCTATGCAAAACAAACCTAACAAAAAAAACATTTAAGACTTGGACTTCTCTAGAAAAAGCTCTTCAGTTTTACACAAAAAACTATAGATTGAAGAACAAATTATTTTTAATGATTTTAGATGAAAACAAAAGAATAATTGATTGGAAATAG
- a CDS encoding serine hydrolase domain-containing protein codes for MYCRRIYVAMMFVFFAASFTFGQSKADLINEYLSEGHKAGLFNGNVLVAEKGKIVTEAAVGYADALQKDTLTMAYRFHNGSISKEFDAVGIMMLAEQGKLQLSDKVSRFFPDLPAWAKKISIWNLLQYTSGLPEVQYGSVHGDADNWKDLKKVKALDFEPGTRYAYNNNNTFLRRMIIAKVAGKSFNDFVQQDILKQAGIKNGIVDPTQTDALIARSFDNNFKQDGLEVPISGWTCLDATDFYKWAECINHFRLISPASTKTILTPFKEGNQCGLGSGVIDGDTVKKHVHDGVAVHYQALEYVDNKNGIDRVIIILSNQRQGNVYKIAEAICNILDGMPFQKLE; via the coding sequence ATGTATTGTAGAAGAATTTATGTCGCGATGATGTTTGTTTTTTTTGCCGCCTCTTTTACTTTTGGCCAATCCAAGGCTGATCTGATTAATGAGTATTTGTCTGAAGGGCATAAGGCGGGTCTTTTCAATGGCAATGTTCTGGTCGCTGAAAAAGGGAAGATTGTAACTGAGGCGGCTGTAGGGTATGCCGATGCGCTCCAGAAGGACACTTTGACCATGGCGTATCGGTTTCATAACGGATCCATCTCCAAAGAATTTGATGCGGTAGGTATCATGATGCTTGCGGAACAGGGTAAACTGCAACTCAGTGACAAAGTGTCCAGGTTTTTTCCTGATTTGCCGGCCTGGGCAAAAAAAATAAGTATCTGGAATTTACTGCAATATACCAGCGGCCTGCCGGAAGTTCAATACGGGTCGGTACACGGGGATGCTGATAACTGGAAAGATCTGAAAAAAGTAAAGGCGCTGGATTTTGAACCGGGCACCAGATACGCTTATAATAACAACAATACTTTTTTGCGCAGGATGATCATTGCAAAAGTTGCGGGAAAGTCCTTTAATGATTTTGTTCAGCAGGATATTCTTAAACAAGCCGGCATTAAAAACGGTATCGTTGATCCGACTCAAACCGATGCGCTGATAGCAAGATCCTTTGATAATAATTTTAAGCAAGACGGTCTCGAAGTGCCTATCTCAGGCTGGACCTGTCTTGATGCGACGGATTTCTACAAATGGGCGGAATGCATTAACCATTTCAGACTTATCAGCCCGGCGTCTACAAAAACGATCCTGACACCCTTTAAGGAAGGCAACCAGTGTGGTTTAGGGAGTGGTGTTATAGATGGAGATACCGTCAAAAAGCATGTTCATGACGGCGTGGCGGTGCATTATCAGGCGCTGGAATATGTGGATAATAAAAATGGGATAGACAGAGTCATCATTATTCTATCCAATCAAAGACAGGGAAATGTCTATAAGATCGCTGAGGCGATCTGTAATATTTTGGATGGCATGCCGTTTCAAAAACTAGAGTAG
- a CDS encoding site-specific integrase, protein MGKVTLRKKEISNERYTLFLDIWPPVINPGTGKIQRKHYLKLFTYKKAKNRLEREHNTETMNLAENIRARRQLDIQNLRFDFLSEERFNANFIDFLQLQADKRKGDYNWKMTVQYFKTFAGEKVTFKQMTEGLCEAFSEYLLSGPAVGRSKRNIGVNTAVSYFSRFRLTLKEAYKKGLLLVNLYERVEPIASKETHRPFLFLEELQRMAHAYCDSLVVKRAALFSALTGLRFSDIQDLRWSEIIGSAGFYHIQFIQEKTSGAVVLPISDQAYSLLGERGRSPYVFANLEYKDVTRHLPEWLKQAGIEKHFTFHGFRHTYATLQLAAGTDIYTVSKMLGHKTVKTTEIYVKIVDKLKIAAAARIQLELNNVIQIGLPEPAKS, encoded by the coding sequence ATGGGCAAGGTGACACTACGCAAAAAGGAGATCAGTAACGAAAGATATACGCTGTTTCTGGATATATGGCCCCCAGTAATTAATCCAGGAACCGGTAAAATTCAAAGAAAGCATTACCTGAAACTCTTTACCTATAAAAAAGCTAAAAACCGGCTGGAAAGGGAGCATAATACGGAAACTATGAATCTGGCCGAGAATATCCGGGCGAGACGGCAGCTGGATATTCAGAATCTGCGATTCGATTTTCTTTCTGAAGAGAGGTTCAATGCCAATTTTATCGACTTCCTGCAACTGCAGGCGGATAAGCGCAAAGGGGATTACAATTGGAAGATGACAGTACAGTATTTCAAGACTTTTGCAGGAGAAAAGGTGACCTTTAAACAGATGACCGAAGGTCTATGTGAGGCGTTCTCTGAGTATCTTCTGTCCGGTCCCGCTGTGGGCAGGAGTAAAAGGAATATCGGCGTAAATACCGCTGTCAGCTATTTTTCAAGGTTCAGACTGACCTTAAAAGAAGCCTATAAAAAGGGATTATTATTGGTGAACCTGTATGAAAGGGTAGAGCCTATTGCATCTAAGGAAACGCACCGGCCGTTTCTGTTTCTGGAAGAATTGCAGCGGATGGCCCATGCCTATTGTGATTCTTTGGTCGTAAAGAGGGCGGCCTTGTTTTCTGCCCTGACAGGACTCAGGTTTTCTGATATTCAGGATTTGCGATGGTCAGAAATTATCGGCTCCGCCGGCTTCTATCATATTCAATTTATTCAGGAAAAGACCAGCGGGGCCGTTGTTTTGCCCATTTCTGATCAGGCTTATAGTCTTTTGGGAGAAAGGGGGCGGAGTCCGTATGTTTTTGCAAATCTTGAATATAAGGATGTGACCAGGCATCTGCCTGAGTGGTTGAAACAGGCCGGTATTGAAAAACATTTTACCTTTCATGGCTTCAGGCACACCTACGCGACCTTGCAGTTGGCCGCAGGGACGGATATCTATACCGTTTCTAAAATGTTGGGTCATAAAACCGTGAAAACCACGGAGATCTATGTTAAGATAGTCGATAAGCTGAAAATCGCTGCCGCAGCCCGTATCCAGCTGGAGTTAAATAATGTGATCCAGATCGGACTTCCCGAGCCGGCAAAAAGTTAA
- a CDS encoding helix-turn-helix domain-containing protein, translating to MSTNIRIKRVCQHCQKTFCAQTTVTRFCSIQCARKNYKLRQRQKKIDKSNNETVKVMKAPVEQLNFSDILTVKDVAKIIGCHIRLVYRMIDNGKIMAINLSERKIRIHRREMENIFKRPELVIIPSTGPKEIKPLTKEDCYHIKEVETKFNIGQKTLYTLLKRKKVPKLKDGRLVYVPKRSVDRIIKNYLKNRHDGQGDTTQKGDQ from the coding sequence ATGAGTACAAATATTCGTATTAAAAGAGTTTGTCAGCATTGCCAGAAAACGTTTTGCGCACAGACGACTGTCACCAGGTTTTGTTCGATACAATGTGCCCGTAAGAATTATAAACTACGTCAGCGTCAGAAAAAAATTGACAAGTCAAATAATGAAACGGTTAAGGTTATGAAGGCGCCGGTGGAACAGTTAAATTTCAGCGACATTTTAACCGTAAAAGACGTGGCGAAAATAATAGGATGTCATATAAGACTGGTTTACCGGATGATCGATAATGGGAAAATAATGGCGATTAATCTTTCTGAACGGAAGATTCGCATTCATCGACGTGAAATGGAAAACATCTTTAAGAGGCCGGAATTAGTGATTATTCCATCCACTGGACCCAAAGAGATAAAGCCGCTCACAAAGGAAGATTGTTATCACATAAAAGAAGTAGAGACAAAATTTAATATTGGTCAGAAAACCCTGTACACGCTGCTAAAAAGGAAGAAGGTGCCTAAGCTGAAGGATGGGAGATTAGTTTATGTTCCAAAGAGGTCAGTGGACAGGATTATAAAAAACTATTTAAAGAACAGACACGATGGGCAAGGTGACACTACGCAAAAAGGAGATCAGTAA
- the mnmE gene encoding tRNA uridine-5-carboxymethylaminomethyl(34) synthesis GTPase MnmE, with protein MSHLPESFLDTIVAIATPQGAGALGIIRISGPETFAIVNALFAGKDLSRQKTHTLHFGVIRYQDEVIDEVVISLFRNPRSYTGEDVIEISCHGSAYIQQRLLQVLVASGARMARPGEFTERAFFNGKMDLTQAEAVADLIASNSKAAQQTALKQLRGGFSEDLQKLREELIHFAALIELELDFSEEDVEFADRSQFMNLISQIKSATQKLIDSFQLGNVIKNGVRVAIIGRPNAGKSTLLNALLNEERAIVSDIAGTTRDTIEETLNINGILFRLIDTAGIREHSSDHIENLGIERSKSNAENAHIILYLVDSTTSEPVDVDWMQPYQTKTIKVFNKMDAVTAASVASVKNPDGQSVCISAKKKTGIEDLKQLMYLKAVGEELQTENTIVTNARHHAILLKIAESLEDIQMGMENQVTGDLLAIDIRRCLHFLGEITGKIEVDRDILGTIFGKFCIGK; from the coding sequence ATGAGTCATTTACCGGAGAGTTTCCTAGATACGATTGTTGCTATTGCTACGCCACAAGGTGCGGGTGCTTTAGGTATTATAAGAATCAGTGGCCCAGAGACTTTCGCTATCGTGAACGCTTTATTTGCCGGTAAGGATTTAAGCCGCCAGAAAACGCATACACTGCACTTTGGAGTCATCAGATATCAGGATGAGGTTATCGACGAGGTGGTAATATCTCTATTCAGGAATCCCAGATCTTATACCGGTGAGGATGTTATTGAGATTTCCTGCCATGGCTCAGCTTATATCCAACAACGGTTATTGCAGGTATTGGTCGCATCAGGGGCCAGAATGGCCAGACCAGGCGAATTTACAGAGCGTGCTTTTTTTAACGGAAAAATGGATTTAACCCAGGCTGAGGCAGTAGCCGATTTGATTGCCTCTAATAGTAAGGCAGCACAACAAACGGCCTTAAAACAGTTAAGAGGCGGGTTTTCCGAAGATTTGCAAAAATTGAGGGAAGAGTTAATTCATTTTGCAGCCTTGATAGAGCTCGAATTGGATTTTTCCGAGGAGGATGTGGAGTTTGCGGATAGGAGCCAATTTATGAATTTGATCAGTCAGATAAAGTCAGCCACTCAAAAGCTGATTGATTCTTTTCAGCTGGGCAATGTAATTAAAAATGGCGTACGGGTGGCTATAATTGGCAGACCCAATGCTGGGAAATCTACATTGTTAAATGCACTTTTAAATGAAGAGCGGGCTATTGTCAGCGATATTGCAGGCACGACCAGAGATACGATTGAAGAAACCCTGAATATTAATGGCATTTTGTTCAGGCTGATTGATACAGCGGGTATCAGGGAACATTCCAGTGACCATATTGAGAACCTGGGTATCGAAAGAAGTAAATCCAATGCGGAAAACGCCCATATAATTTTATATTTGGTGGATAGTACAACTTCTGAGCCTGTTGATGTAGATTGGATGCAGCCTTACCAAACGAAAACGATTAAGGTATTTAATAAAATGGATGCAGTAACTGCTGCTAGTGTAGCGTCCGTTAAAAATCCTGATGGTCAGTCTGTTTGTATTTCTGCTAAAAAGAAAACAGGTATCGAAGATCTAAAACAGTTAATGTATTTGAAAGCTGTTGGCGAAGAACTTCAGACTGAAAACACGATTGTGACTAACGCAAGACATCATGCAATTCTTTTGAAAATTGCCGAAAGCCTTGAAGATATTCAGATGGGAATGGAAAATCAGGTAACCGGAGATTTACTTGCAATTGATATTAGAAGGTGTCTCCATTTCTTGGGAGAGATCACAGGTAAAATTGAAGTTGATCGTGACATTTTAGGAACTATTTTTGGAAAGTTTTGTATTGGCAAATAA
- a CDS encoding S8 family serine peptidase, protein MIKKLTSLAAIALICMAGAKAQTFKVPLSWHMLDPIKDSGVYGVSATRSYDELLKGKTSQKVIVGVVDSGADTLQEDLNDVLWHNPKEIPHDNKDNDKDGYVDDYYGWNFLGGKSDTSNVTDDTRESSRYYFAYKTQFEKYKDSTQVPAKDREHYRIWLQAKDIELSATDAAKEAAAIERISSLLPQISDFSKVLLKDTFNLEDVKAYSPIDRKTSAEKQIYTILLEKVAPGTTNITLPGKLSQLMDSLKTANQLPQTAPPAYRANVVKDNYNDFNDKYYGNSNISAGDVMHGTHVSGIIGAVRNNNLGMDGIADNVALLEVRTVPGGGDEHDKDVALAIMYAVDHGAKVINMSFGKPISPNRNWVESAIRYAQKHDVLLVHAAGNDGKDITGMPNYPTQYYGPNDSKNFDNVITVGASGAMEDDLVAEFSNFSKTAVDVFAPGVEIYSTLPGKDNYGSLSGTSMASPVVAGVAAVIRSYYPKLTAPQVKQLIMASVTKIDFPVMNPATGEATKLSELCISGGIVNLYNALKMLEDHQFPLKGTTK, encoded by the coding sequence ATGATAAAAAAATTAACCAGTCTGGCCGCAATTGCGCTTATCTGCATGGCTGGAGCTAAAGCACAGACCTTCAAAGTCCCCTTAAGCTGGCATATGCTGGATCCCATAAAAGACAGCGGTGTGTATGGTGTGTCAGCAACAAGAAGCTATGATGAGTTACTCAAAGGAAAGACTTCACAAAAGGTCATCGTCGGTGTCGTCGACTCTGGCGCTGATACCTTACAAGAAGACTTGAATGATGTCCTTTGGCATAACCCCAAAGAAATCCCTCATGATAATAAAGACAATGATAAAGACGGATATGTAGATGATTATTATGGCTGGAATTTTCTGGGAGGCAAAAGTGACACCTCTAACGTTACCGATGACACCAGAGAATCTTCCAGATACTATTTTGCTTATAAAACTCAATTCGAAAAATACAAGGATTCCACACAAGTTCCGGCTAAAGACCGGGAGCATTACCGGATCTGGCTTCAGGCCAAAGACATTGAACTGTCGGCAACCGATGCGGCCAAAGAAGCTGCAGCTATTGAAAGAATCTCCAGCCTATTGCCCCAGATCAGCGATTTTAGCAAAGTGCTGCTAAAAGACACTTTTAATCTGGAAGATGTGAAAGCCTATTCCCCAATCGACCGTAAGACCAGTGCAGAAAAGCAGATCTATACGATCCTGCTTGAAAAAGTAGCACCGGGAACAACAAATATCACTTTGCCCGGCAAGCTGAGCCAATTGATGGATAGCCTGAAAACAGCTAATCAGTTACCTCAAACGGCTCCTCCGGCCTATCGCGCGAATGTCGTTAAAGACAACTATAATGACTTCAATGATAAATACTATGGAAACAGCAACATTTCTGCCGGCGATGTGATGCATGGCACCCATGTATCGGGCATCATAGGAGCCGTCAGAAATAACAATCTTGGCATGGACGGTATCGCAGATAATGTAGCCTTGTTAGAAGTCAGAACCGTCCCGGGCGGTGGCGACGAGCATGATAAAGACGTCGCACTGGCCATTATGTATGCCGTTGATCATGGCGCGAAAGTTATCAATATGAGTTTCGGCAAACCGATCTCTCCAAATCGCAACTGGGTGGAAAGTGCCATCCGGTATGCGCAGAAGCATGACGTTTTACTCGTACACGCAGCCGGCAATGACGGAAAAGACATTACAGGAATGCCCAATTACCCTACGCAATATTATGGCCCGAATGACAGTAAAAACTTCGACAACGTCATTACGGTGGGTGCCAGTGGCGCAATGGAAGATGACCTGGTCGCGGAGTTCTCCAATTTCAGTAAAACAGCGGTGGACGTCTTCGCCCCCGGTGTGGAGATCTATTCCACGCTGCCTGGAAAAGACAATTACGGTTCACTAAGCGGGACCAGTATGGCCTCCCCTGTAGTCGCCGGTGTGGCTGCTGTCATTCGCTCCTACTACCCTAAATTAACGGCACCACAGGTCAAACAACTCATCATGGCCTCTGTCACTAAAATTGATTTTCCGGTAATGAATCCGGCAACGGGAGAAGCAACAAAACTAAGTGAACTATGCATTTCCGGAGGCATCGTCAACCTGTACAATGCCCTGAAAATGCTGGAAGACCATCAGTTCCCGCTTAAAGGGACGACAAAATAA
- a CDS encoding peroxiredoxin family protein, with amino-acid sequence MKKCSVLLMLLLLSFWGGAQINQSMWRAVIHRPDGEGIVFNLRSAVEDGKLVFYVVNGDEQMRVPDVVAKGDSLIVGMPVFESGFRFRIINKDSLSGIWQRASTSQEIVLPLTASAQHAVRFDPSLGIPKQSVDGKWQVTFKSRSGETSPAIATLHQKGARVTGSVLTPYGDDRYLEGIVTGDSLYFSGFDGIHSLLFKAKVKGDSLTGMQYSGASSKQSFSAYKTDTPSLPNEAAMYLKKGEPGYLDFTFKDLDGKPVSIKDKRFKNKVVIIDLMGSWCPNCMDETAFLSKYYNANKDKGIEVISLAYELTTDFDRSRKSLLKFQKAYDIQYPVLITGVTVTDKQRTEKTLPQFTPIKMFPTTIILDKTGKVRKIDTGFQGPGTGSYYTNYVKEFNELIDGLLAE; translated from the coding sequence ATGAAAAAATGTAGTGTCTTATTAATGCTATTGTTGCTCTCCTTTTGGGGAGGGGCCCAGATTAACCAGTCTATGTGGCGGGCTGTAATTCACAGACCGGATGGAGAAGGAATCGTATTTAACCTGCGTAGCGCGGTAGAAGATGGCAAACTCGTTTTCTATGTGGTGAATGGAGATGAGCAGATGCGCGTGCCAGATGTGGTAGCTAAAGGAGATTCGCTCATCGTAGGAATGCCGGTTTTTGAATCAGGCTTCAGATTTAGAATTATCAATAAGGATAGCCTGAGCGGGATATGGCAAAGAGCCTCCACCAGTCAGGAAATCGTTTTGCCACTGACAGCCTCAGCGCAACACGCAGTTCGTTTTGACCCCAGCCTGGGCATCCCAAAACAAAGTGTGGACGGCAAATGGCAGGTAACCTTTAAGAGCCGGTCGGGAGAGACTTCTCCTGCAATTGCTACTTTACACCAGAAGGGAGCCAGGGTTACAGGTTCCGTACTGACGCCTTATGGAGATGACAGATATCTGGAGGGCATTGTCACGGGTGACTCTTTGTATTTTTCAGGATTTGACGGAATTCACAGCCTGTTGTTTAAAGCGAAGGTGAAGGGAGATTCTCTAACCGGTATGCAATATAGTGGTGCTTCCAGCAAACAGTCATTTAGCGCTTATAAAACCGATACGCCCAGCTTACCTAACGAGGCAGCTATGTATCTTAAAAAAGGCGAACCTGGCTATCTGGATTTTACATTTAAGGATTTAGACGGAAAACCAGTATCCATTAAAGACAAGCGGTTTAAGAATAAAGTCGTCATAATTGACCTGATGGGATCCTGGTGCCCCAATTGTATGGATGAAACCGCCTTTCTAAGTAAATACTATAATGCTAATAAAGATAAAGGGATAGAGGTGATCAGCCTGGCTTATGAATTGACGACTGATTTTGACCGTTCCAGAAAGAGTCTGCTGAAGTTTCAGAAAGCTTATGATATACAGTATCCCGTACTGATAACAGGGGTTACGGTAACTGATAAGCAAAGGACCGAAAAAACATTGCCCCAGTTTACGCCGATCAAAATGTTCCCAACAACGATTATATTGGACAAGACCGGTAAGGTGCGTAAGATCGATACCGGCTTCCAGGGGCCTGGTACGGGATCTTATTATACGAATTACGTAAAAGAATTTAATGAACTGATTGACGGCTTACTGGCGGAATAG